DNA from Kryptolebias marmoratus isolate JLee-2015 linkage group LG8, ASM164957v2, whole genome shotgun sequence:
ACTCCTACTCTGATTCCAGATCAGTGGATCCGTGCAGCTAGGATCACCGCCTTTTCTGAAAAACCTCGCTTTGCTTTGCTGCCAGACACACCGAGTACTTATTTACTGTCCTGAAACCACGTCAGGAAGGGAGAAATAAACGCTTTCTCTCCTCAAAAAAGGCTGTTAAAagtcacagaagaagaaaagaagaaggaaatgagagagggagaggagaagaaaaccGTACGATTGGACGGGAAAAGCTAGGAAGTGATGGAGATAAGagtgaaagagaaaattaaagaaaggggtggagggggtggagAAACTGCGTGGGAGATCGGCCCGGCAGATAATGAAAAAAGGCTACCTGGTGAAAAAATAATCCAGGGAGCTGGCAGTCAGCCAGATTCAATAACAACATGAAAAGTGTGTGGGATGGAGGGATGAAACGACGAGCGAGGACGCGAGAGGTGATGCAACCGAATCTCAACACCGTCCTGTTGCTGGAAGCCTCCTGATGATAAATTCATGCGATgttgatgtggaaaaaaaaaaaaaaagagaaacgaACGAGAAGGGAGGGCGCCGCCATCGCCTCTCATCTCACCAGCTGCGGCCAGAAATGTCTGATCTGTACTACGATCGTCACCTTGTTTTGCGGCTTGGTGCTAAGGTTCTCGGGTTTCTCCCAGCACCGCGTGGACAGGTTAAGGATGGCGGTGGCGGCCATGTGAGCAGCTTCGGCATCGTGGGAGTAGTCGTAGGCCAGGGTGGAGCTCTTCCCGTAGGCGTGGAGGCTGAGGCCGGGTGACGACGACTTGGGGAACGAGGGCTTAGCTGCGGGAGGAAGGAGAGGGCGCTTTAACGGCAGCgaagtcaaaaaaacaaacaaactgataattcacaagaaatgttttaatcgTGAAATCAATGACAAGCAGGTAAACATCATcaaatctgcttttattgttctgtatttaAACACGGCCGCTCACAAGCTTTTCACTGCTTGTTGGTCTCCATGAATGAAGCAGGtcagaagataaaaaatgatGCCAGGCGAGAACTGGttccagttttattagtttcagTCCCAACAgaagctgcttcttcttcttcttcttcttccaggtGCTCCCTTTTCAGtgagtcctcctccatctaactgtcctctgtcctccatgtcctctctaactatatccatatatgtcctctttgtctctaacatccttctgtccctctgcacatgtccaaaccgtcactttgtctcccagtccttcaacctgtgctggacctctgatgacctcattcctgatcctgtccgtcctcgtccctcccaaggaggacatcagcatcttcagctctgacacttcctgtccTGTCTCCTGATTGtttctggtcctcgagggcctccatcctgcaggtttgaccTCTTCCCCTGATTTTTTATAATCACCCTCTGATCCAGATCAGGTGtcggagcagaggaacaagtcaGACCTGCAGGACGGAGGTCCAGAGGACCAGGATCGCCCACTCCTGGTCTACAACATGAATCACTAACAAGCAGAAccaaagaggggaaaaaacaaaaacaaaagtcccgTCTTACTTTTGAAGGCTTTGGGTGAAGTTTCGCTGGTGGTCATCTTTGGAGCAAGCGTGCGCTTCCCGAACACTTGGGCGTCGAAGCTTGCATAATCGAAGGAGACCTTGGAGTACTTCTCCAGCTCCTTGGCCAGGTTGGCGCGCGGTGTCGAGGGCGCCATGTTGGGCCTGTAGCTGCCGTACTGAGGCACCTCGAGCTGCTTCACGAAGCACATGGGCCTGCGGAGGAGAACGCCGGGGTTAAAGacgaaataaaaacagaacggGTTTGGAATAAAAGAGGCGCGCAGAAAGAAAGGAGTGAAAGCGAGTACAGATAGGGGCGCCGGTGTACTTAGCAGGAGTGCTGCAGGATTAAAAGCTCTCTTATCAGCAGAGGGCACATTTGCATGTTGTACAGCATGGAATTTATGAGCTTTAAGCCCTCTCGTTTTCCTGGAGAGCCCGGGCTTTTGTCAGACCTGTTGGCGTAAATCCACTGATAGACGAGGGAGAAGCAGaggagcgaggaggaggaggaggaagaggggggggtTGTACTCCTTCTCTATCGCTTTTCCAAACCCTTCAACACTTCGTAAAGTTCTCCTCTGTAACCGCGATCCGTCCGCGGCTCATTAACGAGCTCCGTGACCCGGCTGTTACCGGCTGATCACCAGGGATTTTTCTGTccctttttattaaatcaacaCGGATGCCATTAGAACAAAGATGGGACAAAGAATCCGGCGCCGCGTACGACAGAAAGCGAGCTCATTTGAATAACAATctgaggaggggaaaaaaaacaaaagcgaGCCTTATTGTGTTTTAATCCGACGCTTTGTCCAAACCGTGATGAGGTTCTCCTTTAGGAAAGCAATTATTTTCCCTCGTCCTCCCACCAACGCCCGTATAACTTGCATAATTAGCATATCGGCTgcattattaattaaaataccAACGAGGGGGAGCGTAAAACCAGTGTCGGGTTCGTGTTAATTATCATTCTTTCGGCCCTGATCACGGTGCCAGGACGGTTCGGGGAGACGGACGGAGATAAAGAGACGTTTAAAGGGACAGAATAGATTAACCTGCAGAAGGAACCGCAGGTAGAACTGAGTCAGGATGACAGAAtcctgtcagctgcagcaggtaagacactgacgtCTTTATGGACGAGTTCTGCTTGATGTTGGGCCGACCCACCTCAGGACTCGGTCGTTGGGACTTCCTTTGAGGAGCTCGCCGCCCGGCTGAGGCAGGTGCTGCTTGTCGTGACTCTTGTTCAGCTTCTCCGCGGCGGCGATCGGGCAGCCGGAGAGGCTGGAGGGGCGGAGAGAAGGGAAAGGTGAGAACCGCGGCGGGCCGCTCCTCCCGCAGCCGTTCCAGGTGTGTTCCAGGTGTGTTACCTGCGGTGCGTGTTGCGGTTGCTGTTCACGTGGCCCTGACCGGTGCAGCCGGGGGTCGGACACTTCAGCACGTTCTCATGCATCGCCAGGACTGAGCGGGAGGCGAGAATCAGAGTTCAGAGAGGAAAACACGACATGAATGAGTGAAACATGACATAAACGAGTGAAACACGACATGAACGGCTGAAACACGACATGAACGAGTGAAACACGACATGAACGACTAAAATACGACATGAATGAGTAAAAACACGACATGAACGAGTGAAAACATGACATGAACGGCTGAAACACGACATGAACGAGTGAAAACACGACATGAATGAGTGAAACATGACATAAACGAGTGAAAACAGGACATGAATGAgtaaaaacatgacatgaacGAGTGAAAACACGACATGAATGAGTGAAACATGACATGAATGAGTGAAACATGAGATAAAcgagtaaaaacacaacatgaacgACTAAAACACGTCATGAACGAGTAAAAACACGACATGAACGAGTGAAAACACGACATGAATGAGTGAAACATGACATGAACGAGTGAAAACACGACATGAATGAGTGAAACATGACATGAACGAGTAAAAACACGACATGAACGAGTGAAAANNNNNNNNNNNNNNNNNNNNNNNNNNNNNNNNNNNNNNNNNNNNNNNNNNNNNNNNNNNNNNNNNNNNNNNNNNNNNNNNNNNNNNNNNNNNNNNNNNNNNNNNNNNNNNNNNNNNNNNNNNNNNNNNNNNNNNNNNNNNNNNNNNNNNNNNNNNNNNNNNNNNNNNNNNNNNNNNNNNNNNNNNNNNNNNNNNNNNNNNNNNNNNNNNNNNNNNNNNNNNNNNNNNNNNNNNNNNNNNNNNNNNNNNNNNNNNNNNNNNNNNNNNNNNNNNNNNNNNNNNNNNNNNNNNNNNNNNNNNNNNNNNNNNNNNNNNNNNNNNNNNNNNNNNNNNNNNNNNNNNNNNNNNNNNNNNNNNNNNNNNNNNNNNNNNNNNNNNNNNNNNNNNNNNNNNNNNNNNNNNNNNNNNNNNNNNNNNNNNNNNNNNNNNNNNNNNNNNNNNNNNNNNNNNNNNNNNNNNNNNNNNNNNNNNNNNNNNNNNNNNNNNNNNNNNNNNNNNNNNNNNNNNNNNNNNNNNNNNNNNNNNNNNNNNNNNNNNNNNNNNNNNNNNNNNNNNNNNNNNNNNNNNNNNNNNNNNNNNNNNNNNNNNNNNNNNNNNNNNNNNNNNNNNNNNNNNNNNNNNNNNNNNNNNNNNNNNNNNNNNNNNNNNNNNNNNNNNNNNNNNNNNNNNNNNNNNNNNNNNNNNNNNNNNNNNNNNNNNNNNNNNNNNNNNNNNNNNNNNNNNNNNNNNNNNNNNNNNNNNNNNNNNNNNNNNNNNNNNNNNNNNNNNNNNNNNNNNNNNNNNNNNNNNNNNNNNNNNNNNNNNNNNNNNNNNNNNNNNNNNNNNNNNNNNNNNNNNNNNNNNNNNNNNNNNNNNNNNNNNNNNNNNNNNNNNNNNNNNNNNNNNNNNNNNNNNNNNNNNNNNNNNNNNNNNNNNNNNNNNNNNNNNNNNNNNNNNNNNNNNNNNNNNNNNNNNNNNNNNNNNNNNNNNNNNNNNNNNNNNNNNNNNNNNNNNNNNNNNNNNNNNNNNNNNNNNNNNNNNNNNNNNNNNNNNNNNNNNNNNNNNNNNNNNNNNNNNNNNNNNNNNNNNNNNNNNNNNNNNNNNNNNNNNNNNNNNNNNNNNNNNNNNNNNNNNNNNNNNNNNNNNNNNNNNNNNNNNNNNNNNNNNNNNNNNNNNNNNNNNNNNNNNNNNNNNNNNNNNNNNNNNNNNNNNNNNNNNNNNNNNNNNNNNNNNNNNNNNNNNNNNNNNNNNNNNNNNNNNNNNNNNNNNNNNNNNNNNNNNNNNNNNNNNNNNNNNNNNNNNNNNNNNNNNNNNNNNNNNNNNNNNNNNNNNNNNNNNNNNNNNNNNNNNNNNNNNNNNNNNNNNNNNNNNNNNNNNNNNNNNNNNNNNNNNNNNNNNNNNNNNNNNNNNNNNNNNNNNNNNNNNNNNNNNNNNNNNNNNNNNNNNNNNNNNNNNNNNNNNNNNNNNNNNNNNNNNNNNNNNNNNNNNNNNNNNNNNNNNNNNNNNNNNNNNNNNNNNNNNNNNNNNNNNNNNNNNNNNNNNNNNNNNNNNNNNNNNNNNNNNNNNNNNNNNNNNNNNNNNNNNNNNNNNNNNNNNNNNNNNNNNNNNNNNNNNNNNNNNNNNNNNNNNNNNNNNNNNNNNNNNNNNNNNNNNNNNNNNNNNNNNNNNNNNNNNNNNNNNNNNNNNNNNNNNNNNNNNNNNNNNNNNNNNNNNNNNNNNNNNNNNNNNNNNNNNNNNNNNNNNNNNNNNNNNNNNNNNNNNNNNNNNNNNNNNNNNNNNNNNNNNNNNNNNNNNNNNNNNNNNNNNNNNNNNNNNNNNNNNNNNNNNNNNNNNNNNNNNNNNNNNNNNNNNNNNNNNNNNNNNNNNNNNNNNNNNNNNNNNNNNNNNNNNNNNNNNNNNNNNNNNNNNNNNNNNNNNNNNNNNNNNNNNNNNNNNNNNNNNNNNNNNNNNNNNNNNNNNNNNNNNNNNNNNNNNNNNNNNNNNNNNNNNNNNNNNNNNNNNNNNNNNNNNNNNNNNNNNNNNNNNNNNNNNNNNNNNNNNNNNNNNNNNNNNNNNNNNNNNNNNNNNNNNNNNNNNNNNNNNNNNNNNNNNNNNNNNNNNNNNNNNNNNNNNNNNNNNNNNNNNNNNNNNNNNNNNNNNNNNNNNNNNNNNNNNNNNNNNNNNNNNNNNNNNNNNNNNNNNNNNNNNNNNNNNNNNNNNNNNNNNNNNNNNNNNNNNNNNNNNNNNNNNNNNNNNNNNNNNNNNNNNNNNNNNNNNNNNNNNNNNNNNNNNNNNNNNNNNNNNNNNNNNNNNNNNNNNNNNNNNNNNNNNNNNNNNNNNNNNNNNNNNNNNNNNNNNNNNNNNNNNNNNNNNNNNNNNNNNNNNNNNNNNNNNNNNNNNNNNNNNNNNNNNNNNNNNNNNNNNNNNNNNNNNNNNNNNNNNNNNNNNNNNNNNNNNNNNNNNNNNNNNNNNNNNNNNNNNNNNNNNNNNNNNNNNNNNNNNNNNNNNNNNNNNNNNNNNNNNNNNNNNNNNNNNNNNNNNNNNNNNNNNNNNNNNNNNNNNNNNNNNNNNNNNNNNNNNNNNNNNNNNNNNNNNNNNNNNNNNNNNNNNNNNNNNNNNNNNNNNNNNNNNNNNNNNNNNNNNNNNNNNNNNNNNNNNNNNNtagcctttagctacatttagcctttagctacatttagcgtttagctacatttagcgtttagctacatttagcctttagctatgtttagccttcagctacatttagccttcagctacatttagcctttagctacatttagccttCAGCTACATTTAGTCTTAAGCTACATTTAGCCTCTAGCTACATTTAgtctttagctacatttagccttcagctacatttagcctttagctacatttagccttcagctacatttagcctctagctgtcagtgttttgtttgactgtgtttgaacagatcagtttcagctccttcagtgaTTTTTGGTGATTTGAACTCCTTTTAGCTGATAAATCCTGGTTTCGGCTGAAAACTCGTGGCTCTGGCGTCTCACTCACTCTCCGGCGGGATCCTGTCTTTGTGCGGGCAGCCCGACAGGCTGCGGTGGTGGGGGTACAGGCCTGTCACGTGACCCGTCCCGTCGCAGCCCGGCGTGGGACACTTGTTCTCCCTCTTCTCCGGCCTCTCTGGATGGAGGACAGGGACGGAGGACAGGAGAGAGGACAAAGGCTGAGCATGAAATCCAGACACATTTGTAGAAAACAACCTTCTTAGAGTTCTCctagaattaaaaaaagccGATTTTTACCAACGAACTTCCCCTCCTCGGCTTCAGAACATAAACACTGATTTCTCCTTTTCTCAGGTTgtgtcagtatcttacctgcagcagacagctaATCAGAGCAGAAACTCACTTATTTACTTtataattaaacaacaaactcagATCCTGGCAGCTGGAGAGACACTTTCAGATGTTTGAACAGGAGTCGGAGGAGTATTTCCCCCccgattctccaaactgagattgctcTGACCGCCATCTGCcgcaggtaagatgctgactaACCCACCTACAGCAACACTTAGGTTCCAACGAGTCCCAACAACGTTTCTGTCTTCAAACCAGCTTCTAAAGGAAACTAAACTTTTTAAGCTATCAGAACAAAgtaacacccacacacacacacccacacacacacacacacacccacacacagcaAAGCATTAAGAAGAAGAGAAGTATTAATCCATATAAACTGTTTGataaaacgaaaaaaataaagtttttattgacAGATCTGAggcctttaaagaaaaaaggatgatTCTCTTTGATCTTTATTCTCAACAGGGAtcgttttttttctgctgaaagctgacaggaagtccTAACAGCTCCGGTGATGTCACATCCTTTCTAAACGTGTTTTTGGGTTCGGGACAGTTTGACGGTTTGACCTTGAGTCGTTTGTTCCTGCTGCCGGCTTTGGAGGTAATCCAGAAACCGGATGAAGAGGATGGCGCGACACTCCGCCGGCCTTCAAATTGATTGTTAACGAGACGCGTATCTCCTAATTAGACGCCGAGCAGAGCAGGGGCGCCACCACAGGAGGGAGCTGAGGCCAAGGCGAGGGCTGAACGCCGAGCCGTGTAATCACACCATCAGCGTGACAAGTGGGCCGAGTGccaacagagaaaaacacaaacaaacactccaCACACGCcgcgctcctcctcctcctcctcctgctgcctctCGACGACACGCCGCCACTCCTCGAGCTGGAGACACTTCATCGCCGCCACAAAGGGAGGATCTGTGACTCGCCGCGGCTCATTCGGTGCAAACATCCTCACTTCTTCGAACAAAAAGTCAAGTTTGATTTAAGACAAACTGAACGCCTTGAAGGAAATcctgagttcctttaaaaaaagacactttctgAGGATTTTAAAcgctttaaaagttaaataaaacgaGAGCTTTTAGAAAGATTTGGCCTCATTTTACCTCATTAAGTAAAATTCGATGAGAACAATTTAACCGATCTGATGCTCAGCTAGGCTGATTGGAtggatatttggctaacagagcGGCCTACCTTTGCTGAAGTAGGTCTTGCGGAGGACATCCAGGTGCTTGGGCCGGTCCTCGATGGTGAAGTACCTCTGGTGGTGAATGTCGGGCGCCCGCAGCAGCTCCCGGGGTCCGGCCAGCTTCACCTGCTCCGCCTTCAGGGCAATGGCTTGCTCCAGCAGGCCCAGGTTCCCCCGCGTCATGTCGAACATCTCCGACTCGTCCGTGACGCCCGAGCGCTGCGACAGGCTGTCCTCGTCGTCCCGCTCGTCGTCTCCGTCCAGGTCGTTGAAGTCCTTGTCCGACTGCACCTCGATGATGTCCGGGGAGGCTCTggggacggggacggggacggggacggggacggggacggggacgTAGTCCTCCAGCGGACTGGTCCTGTGGGAGCTGTAGCTCTTGTAGTTCTGAAGCGGACCGGTTCTGATGTAGGTCTCCAGAAGACCGTGTGTTCCCTGAGCGGCTGCTGTGCTGGTGATGGTTCGGACGGCAGTCGGAACGTCGGATATGAAGAGGAAACGGCTCCTGtgctcctcttcatccttctcctcctcctcctcctcttcctcctcatcttctgCTGGAGTTTCCTGCGTCTGCTGCACCGAGACGAccatctcttcctcctcttcaccttTGATCTGCTCCAGGTGGATCCCTCGGCTCATGTCAGcatgctcctcttcctcctcctcctcctcctcctgcacttGAACTCGctgcgcctcctcctcctcctcctcctcctctccctcattCATGTCCCCCTCCTGCTCGTCCTTTGCTTCCTCACCCCGTTCAGGTGCCACGCCGACATCTTcggtctccatggcaacaggcTGCCGAGAGGCCGCGCTCTCAGTGTCGCCGCCGGAGACCCGGCCCAGGTGGAGGAGGGAGTCGGCCACCTCCTTGGCGTTCTGAGAGGGAGGCCGGCGCTCCTCGGGCGCCGCCGCCCCGACGATCAGACACTCGTCCTCTGTGGAGACAGAGACGCAGAGGACGGACTGAGTCCAAACCCACAGAACCAACCTGCTAACGCCTCAAAGTCGCGCCGATCAATATTTAATCAGGTTTTCTGAGGGGCTTTCAAAGTTTATTTACTTCTGAACTCTGGCTGCTCTTTCGCCTGTTTTCAGACCTGTTAGCcgaacattttcagaaaaactgagacgttttttcctcctcatccttcaggcgtaaaaatggctccaaaactcaagggatgagcccGCTGACACATGCTGGAAACGCTCAAATCAGCCGAAgcagaaagctaaaagcagcaaccttctagctaaaatgagcaaaacaagcaaaaatatcaAGACTAGGTGGAAGCTAAAGTTGTAGaagcctagctaaaagcagctgaagcaggtttcaaagagatctctgtgtttctgctttttagctgctacttttagcttttagctggtattctgctatttttagctagcattttgataccctagcttttagctggtgtttagCTCATATTAAGCTAGTGTTCACtgaattttcacagaaatatttacttttgtttctttatttaaaaaagcttcaccttcatcagctgtcagtttctcctcctcctcctcctgtccgtTCATCTGTCCGTCCTGCAGGAGGCGCTCTGCcgtcccctcctcctcctcctctatgCCGGcgtccttcttctcctcctctcctgcctccttggcctcctcctcctcctcctcctccttccctccatCTTTCTCGGCCTCGCTGCCGGCGTCGCTCTCGGCGCTCTCGCCGCTGAAGCCCTCGTCCAGAGCGAGCTTCAGGGGGTGGGACTTCCTCTTGGAGGCGGGCCTCTCCGCTTCCTGTTCCTGCTCCGCCTCTTCCAGCCGGCGCTTCCTCGCTACGGGGCAAGCCAGGATGcttttggggggaaaaagaaaacaggttcCTTCAAAGGGAAAACGCCGCTGTGCTGCTGGAAATGAAAATCATGCAGCGGGTCGCGTTTAAAGGAGATGAAGAAGCGTGAAGCAGCCGTTTCAGTATGAAATGCAGCCTGAGGGTGGCGCCGCGCTCGCTCAGTCACACATCAGAACCAATCCGGGCCAAGTGAGCGGAACGTTTAATGAACAACTTGTATGGAGAGGCGGGCTGGCGGGCGAGGCAGCGGAGGGTGAAATCCAATAAACTCCCTCCGATCCTCACCTGCGAGCTGCCGAGGGAGGCCGGGCGGCCATCTATAAACACGTGTAAACACATCGCTAATATCTTCCCTTCAATAAAGAGCGGAGCCCCGAAGCCCGCGCCTCCCGGGGGCCTCTGAGGGCCACGGGGCGGGGGACGGGCGGAGGACGGGCGGAAGACGGG
Protein-coding regions in this window:
- the LOC108250039 gene encoding myelin transcription factor 1 isoform X4; amino-acid sequence: MSVEGDDKRTRTRSKGIRVPIELVGQELSCPTPGCNGSGHISGRYSRHRSILACPVARKRRLEEAEQEQEAERPASKRKSHPLKLALDEGFSGESAESDAGSEAEKDGGKEEEEEEEAKEAGEEEKKDAGIEEEEEGTAERLLQDGQMNGQEEEEEKLTADEEDECLIVGAAAPEERRPPSQNAKEVADSLLHLGRVSGGDTESAASRQPVAMETEDVGVAPERGEEAKDEQEGDMNEGEEEEEEEEAQRVQVQEEEEEEEEEHADMSRGIHLEQIKGEEEEEMVVSVQQTQETPAEDEEEEEEEEEKDEEEHRSRFLFISDVPTAVRTITSTAAAQGTHGLLETYIRTGPLQNYKSYSSHRTSPLEDYVPVPVPVPVPVPVPRASPDIIEVQSDKDFNDLDGDDERDDEDSLSQRSGVTDESEMFDMTRGNLGLLEQAIALKAEQVKLAGPRELLRAPDIHHQRYFTIEDRPKHLDVLRKTYFSKERPEKRENKCPTPGCDGTGHVTGLYPHHRSLSGCPHKDRIPPEILAMHENVLKCPTPGCTGQGHVNSNRNTHRSLSGCPIAAAEKLNKSHDKQHLPQPGGELLKGSPNDRVLRPMCFVKQLEVPQYGSYRPNMAPSTPRANLAKELEKYSKVSFDYASFDAQVFGKRTLAPKMTTSETSPKAFKTKPSFPKSSSPGLSLHAYGKSSTLAYDYSHDAEAAHMAATAILNLSTRCWEKPENLSTKPQNKEMDIEVDENGTLDLSMKKPIKREGSLSGTSPGVRSPDPSSSSSSSSSSLQHSGNSGMTSPNLHAYKQEDWEGPLDFTKPNRQREEETDEMEHTAQSYVSSDPEDCDMMQDCLEDRKYPGEVTTPTFKVKFQPKDSKKELLSCPTPGCDGSGHITGNYASHRSLSGCPLADKSLRSLMAAHTPELKCPTPGCDGSGHITGNYASHRSLSGCPRAKKSGIKTPTKDNQEDSELLKCPVPGCDSLGHISGKYATHRSAYGCPLAARRQKEGLLNGTPFNWKAFKTEGPTCPTPGCDGSGHANGSFLTHRSLSGCPRALYAKKKTKFPAEDYLSTKFRATDVLDNDEDIKQLNKEINDLNESNNEMEADMVNLQTQISSMEKNLKSIEHENKMIEEQNEALFMELSGLSRALIRSLANIRLPHLEPITEQNFDRYVSTLTDMYTNKDCFQSPENKALLESINKAVKGIKV